In Macaca nemestrina isolate mMacNem1 chromosome 10, mMacNem.hap1, whole genome shotgun sequence, the genomic window GGAGTTGATTTACTTGCTCAAGGTCCTTAGAAACAAGCCTTTGCACACACACTTTCCACACCCTAAATTTGAGAGTTCTCCCTTACCGGTCGGCGTTCTGCACCCTTGGGATCCCTCACTGTGTACTCCCCTCCACCCCCAGAATTCTTCTTGGATGGGCTTGGTTCCCTTCGGGTTGGCTCCTGCTCCGACGTCGTGGTGGATCATGCATCCAAATTGAAGCTGCCTTGGACATCAAGGGATGCCGGGGCAGAGACTTACGCCCGGTACCGTTATCCAGGATCACTGGATGAGAGCCAGATGGCCAAACACCGGCTGCTCTTCTTCAAACACCGGCTGCAGTGCATGACCTCCCAGTGATGGCCCACAGGGGATTTCTGACTCTCAGGCTGGGCCTGCCTCCTTGTCCCTGCCAGGAGTTTCCAACAAACCCCACCCACCCTGTGAGCACTCTACTGGCAGTCCCTGAGCCTCTAGTTCCTCACTCTTCCTTTTCAGAACCTTATGCCCAATAGGGGTTGTCCTGGTGACACCCCTCCTTTTTCGAGTGCCCAGAGGCCTGGCGGAGCCATAACCTCTCCCACAGCCAGTGCCAAGTCCTCCCCCTCCCCATTCTCATGGGGCAGGAAATGGGGGGATCACTTTCCAAGTGCCAAAGAGCCCAGGGGGACTCTAAGAACCTAAGGTGGAAACACTGTCCTCTCATCTTCTTGGGACTGAGGGGGTGGGGAAGTTCCCCAACACATAATCCCAAGACTGTACCCCTCACCCGCATCTTCAGATCCAGTACTCTGTGTACCTGCTCCAGCCCCACCCCTACAGAGATAACTTGCGGCACTGGGGCTGGGGTGAGGGCCGGTGAACACATGGTGAAAGCCATTCTTAGTTGTGTCTCTGCAATGCTGTGGGCACAAAAGACAGAGCACCAGAGTCCCTGTGCAAACACCTAGACTCGCTTCATGGATTCCAAAGCTCTCAGCTTCATTTTATTAGTTATGTTAGGTAAGGGAGCTCAAGGTCATGGTCCTCATCACACACATGTCATCGGGGCCCTCTGCACTCCACATGATGAGGTCAGACCCACACTGTGCAAATCTTTGGGTCAGTGAGCTGGAGACGAGAGGAGACATGTCAGGAATAGATTAGGCACCCTCTCCCTTGATGAAATGTGGCAGTCCTCTCAGGGGTACCCCACCTGCTTAGGGATCTGAGTTCTTCAGTTCCTCACCCATAGCTCAGCTTGGGCTCCCTGAGTTGGTCTTCAATCCACTATTCATTCCATCCCCACCCTTTTCTTCTTGATCTTCCTCCGCAGACCCTTTCCCAAACCCCTCTCCCTGAGTCTCCAGCCACTTACCCCTGCCTCACTTGCCGCAGCCCAGTGCCTCCTGGCTCTCGCTCCTGGTGCTACTGCCCCTTACCAGGCTCCCCAGGGCATAAGCAGCTGCATCCTGCACACTCACAAACAGCTGATCTGGGGTCACCCTGTCCAGGAGTCCTGCCCGAGTCAGTGTCCCCAGCACCGAGGCTATGTGGGGAGGGTGTCAGGCTCTGAGACCCTCAGTCCACACCGGGTCCTTTTCCCTCCCGCAGGTGTCCAGTCATTGCCCAGACACTGGGTCCCACTCTTCACACATCTCACCATTACACTGAGCCAGGAGGAGGTGGATCCTAGCATCTCGACATCGGCTGGCCAGCTGCAGGGATGGGGCAAAGGGGTTAAGATCAGAGGGTATGAGTGACATGCTAAGGGGTTTCTCCTCAACCTGCCCTCTCCCTCACCTGCACCACTTCTCTGGCCCCAGCAGCATCTGCAAAGGTGACACCACTGAAGTCTAGGACCACTACCCTGACAGGCTCAGCAACTAGAATGGGAGAAGACAGGAGTACCCAAGTGCCACCATGCAACAtgcccaaatcttccttcttgtCACCCCATCTTACCTGCAACAGTTGGGCCATCTGGCTTTGAAGTCTCCTATGAGTAAAGAAGGGCAGTCACCACAACCGAGACACAGCATGAACATGCACCCCTTGAGCACAAGGATCCCCCTCAGAACACCCACCTGCCTCCCACTCCCCGAGGATCCACATCCCTCCTAAACCAAGCTCCCTCACCTTTTCTCCTTCTCCAAGCCCCAGGTGCCACTCCAGGTTGCGGCGAAACTGCCCACGGGTCCCAAAGTACAGTGGTGTTGGATAGCTCAGGATGCAGAGCCCTGGGACCTGGAGGAGCTAAGAGGTCAGAGGGTCAAAGAAACATCTGGGGCtaatcttcctttccttctttggcTGCAGCCCACCCACCTTGTGGCTTCCTCTGAGTGGCCTGTAGAGCTCTGTTCCCTCAGCCTGTccaagtgccaggcactgcaccCTAGGGAAGAAGGTGGGGCCAGATTTCCAGCTTAGCCTGGCCTGGCTGGAGAGTCACCCCAAGCACCTCATTCTCTCCCCTGCCCTGACCTCAACTCCACTCATCTCTATGCCCACCTCTGGGTGCGGCAGACCACAGTCATCATGGAGAAGACAACACCCACAGCCAGGCCCAAATCCACATTCAGGGTCACTACAGCCACCCAGGTGACCATCCACACAGCCTGCAGGACAGGGATAAGGGTGGATTGCCCAAAAGAAAAGGCAGGCCATCACTGCTGGGGAAAGAGATCCAGGGCAGTGATTACCAAGGCAAGTGATGGGGAGAGATGACCCAGGAAGAAGCAGAAAGCATGACAGAGGGAAAGAACAGGTTGATTCAATGGGACACACACCAAATGTAATGACCTGCACCAGTTGGGAAGTTACAAATATTCAGGTCCAAGGGGTTCAAACCCCATCCTTTCCCTTGCCTGTGAGTAAAGCGTATTAGGAGTTACATTTGTTGGGGGAGTGGGTGGGTTGCAGAACTTAGGACCAGGACAGTTAGCTTTGGTTCAGGGCAGAGGCTGGGGATGCTAAGAAGATGGGAGGGGGCCATCTGGGGGTAATGGCATTTCTCACAAAGTCCACACGACTGATGTGCCATAGTTGTGGAAGTTCCTGCATCTGGAAGAACATCTGCCGCATGCTGGAGATGTTGATGCAAGCCAGGACAGCCTTGAGGCAGAGGAGGTGGGCTGACTACCTCGATGTCCTGGAATACAGCCACCCCTCCCAGCCATGCTCATGCCTCCTCTGCTCCTTACCTTGGGCAGATAGTAAAAGAAGGGCCCCAGCCACAGCAGCACCGACAGGACCACTATGCAGGAGAAGAGGCCTGCCAgctagagggaaggagggatgggTGCAAAAAAAGGAAGGGAGTCTCCCACCCCCACATGAGAGCTGGTCTCCCTGCCCACTCTGCCTTATCTTCCTCGGAAGTCTCCCTTCTCCCAAATCTCCTTCCACACATCCCCCTTCTTAATATTCTGCCGTTCACATCtaaccctcccctccccccaatTAATTAAATGCCCATTATTCACCAGTCTCCCTGTAGATGTCTGTTGTTCAAGTTCCCCAGTTTTGCAGCCCACCTCCACCTTAAAAGCCACTGTTGGGTTACCCTATAAGCAGGCTCACCACGTGCTTAGGGCACCAGCAAAGTAAGGGAAACCAAAATTATTAGGGGGAGACTTTGATATGTGatattccttttaaaaagacaatgtcattgtgtgaaaaaaataattttatctcaagtttattttatagttttgtgtttttattttgaaccATATCTGGGGCACCATAAACTTTTTCAGTGCTTAGAGCCTACAGAGGTCTTACTGGAACATTGTTGTCTTCCATCTCTCCTATAATTCCATCCCCTTGCTCACCCTTTCTCACAGATCCCCAGTCTTCTCTATATAGGTGCCACCTGGGTATCTAACCATCTTCCACCTGTTTCTCCAGCACCACCACTTTGCCTGGATGGCCCATCCTTTCTCCTCATCCAAGGATGCCCTCTTACCTGTGTTTTCCCACCAGCATCCACCAGTAGACTGGTGGTGGCCAGCGTAGCCGAGTTGGGAAAgcaagagaagagggaggagatgAGGTTGGAGGCACCATGTGCCAGGAGCTCCTGGAGGGATGCAGTGAGATGAAGTGGGAGAGACAAAGGCATGGTGGGAAGTCAAATGAGAGGGCTGGGGTCCACAGTCAGAGTCCCACCTGGTTGGAGTCAATAGTGTAGCTATACTTGTCTGCATAGATGGAGGCCAGGGAGGCGGACACCGCAAAAGTAACCAGTGCGATGGGCAGCGAGTCAGCCAGAATCCTGGGCAGCTCAGCCAGGTTGGGGAGGAGGGGTTGGGGAAATCTGGAGAGGGAGGGATCCATGGTGAGGAGGAGTTGGGTGCTTCAGTGAgataaggaaagcaaagaaaatgggGGGTGGAGATAAGAAGAAGTGTTAGGTGGGAGAGGTGGGAGAAGAGAAAGCCGGCGTCTTTTCATTCTGTCTTACCCTCCAGGCAACAGCCCCACTATCTGGACATGGTATCTTGTGTCCAGAGAAGAGGTGAAGCAGAGCACGGAGGCCAGAAGCACCTGAGAAAGAGAGCAAAATGAAGGCATGGGAAGAGATGGGGTCCCTGGCAGAAGCTAGAAGGGGCTGACCATGAGAGAGGACCATAATGCAGGTCTAGCTGGTTGCAGGAGCCCAGCACCTGGGGGAGCAGGGATGTGTTTGGGATGGGGGCCTGACAACTGATTTGGAGTGTGGAGCTGGGAAAGAGGGATGACATATGCCTGAGGCCACAGAGCGCTGGAGCCACCAAAGATGGTGGATATGAAGAGATGCCACTGAGCCTTCCAAAGAGGGAAGCTGGACGATATCTAGTGATATACTGGCATCTGTGGAGACGCGGAACGTTTATTTAGTGGGGTAGAGAGAGAAATGTCAGTGGAGGGTGGAGAGGAAGATGCACTGTGAATTACAGGGAAGGACCCTGGTGAGGACAGGTGTCAGAGAAGGTGCTGTGACCAGCAAGACCTCAAGGGAGCGCTGTAGGATGGTAGAAGGAACTCCAAGAGGTGTAGGGGGTGCTCGGTGAGAGAGGTGGGACAGTGTCGAGGGGGACTGTGGAAGGTCAAAGCATCCTCCTGCAGGAGGCCAGGGAAAGTGAGTGTGGGCTGGCCCTCTGTTCCGTGGCCTCTCTGCACTCCACCAGGGGGCGGCAGCGGCCACTTCCCACAGGACAGCAGGGTCTGTGCGGGCAGGGGACCGGCGCGCACGGCCGTCCTCACCATGACAACTTCCCCCGGGATCGGCGTGGGTAACCGGTCTCGGAATCTCACGTTCAATTCCTTCACCGGCACGAGCAGCGCCAGGCTGAGCGCCGAGATGGTCAGTTCGGCCGGACTGCTCCGGGGCAGCGCAGTCAGCACGGCGGCCAGCGTCTGCGGGCAGGGGCTGTGAGCAGAGGGCCCCTTGCCAGGGTTCATGCGCCCCGGCGCGGGCCCCCCAGAGCGAGGCCCTCTCTCTCCAGTGCCACCAGGGCTTCTACCTCCGCAGCGCCCTCGGTCAGCCACGTGGCTCCAATTTCCTTTCCTGCGCCCTTGTCACACACTACCCCTCCACCCTCCGTCCTTCCTCCCTTTTCGAATTTCCCTATTCCCGGGACCTCTagaagccccttctcctttcttctcccacccccaccttgAAGAGAGAGAAGCAGCCGATCTGGCGCGGGAGGGACAACCCCAAGAGGCTCGGCAGCTGGGACACGAGCACGTGCAGCGCGACCCCGCTGGTCAGCGCCTTGACAACAGGCTCGGACAAAAAGGTGGACAGGACGCCGAGTTGCAGCACGAACATCCCCAGCTGCGGAGAAGACGTGCAGTCACCAACTAGAGGAGGAGCAAACCAACCCCGCGCACCTCCGCCCTCCCGAACCCAAGCTGAAGGCTggtccctccctctccccctgccCAATTTCCCGGGCCCCCCAGCAAGGATCCCCCGGGATCCTCCCCGGGTCCTCCCTCACCATCAGCGCCCCGCTCCCGAAGGCCACGGCTGCGGCTACCCCAACCCGCTGAGCGTCCAACTGCTCCTTCTCGGTTCCGCTCAGGTTCCCCACAAGGGGTTCTGGCACCAGCCGCTCAACGGCCGAGCCTGTCATGAGGCTGAGTATGGCGAAAGTTCCTGCAGCCGGGGGACAAATACAGACATCACCAGCTGTGCAGCCCTGGGCAGGGCAACAGCTCAGGCTCCACGCCCTGGGGCCGAAATGCTGCTGCCAGACTCCGCTCTCCAAGAAGGCTGCTGCCCGGTCAAGACTGTGGCGCGAAGAGCTGCACCAGCCGGCAAAAACTACTCCCTCCTGCAGATTCTCTGCCTACTGCGCGCCCCTTTTGGGGACCATGCACCTATTCTTCCCCTTTCAAGTACCTGAGATGTTCATTTTAACCAAATTTCATAGGGGAAAAAAGTTCAGGTAAACTCCCACCTCTTTGCACCCACTCTAGCTAGCTTTGCCTAGGTCAGTTTCCTAGCAGGACTGGGCAAGGAGGGAGGTGAAGATGGGAGAGGTGAACAGGGAAATGAGGAAGAAGGGAAATAACAGCCCCTGTCCATTTTCATCCCACAGGGAAGAAGAGTCATTGGAAGTTCCTGGTCACTCACCTGTGGACAGGTGTCTCCCAGTACCCAGCAAGCTGTAAATGAGGACAGGGAAGAAAGAAGTGTAGAGTCCAAACACCGGGGGCACGGAGGCCAGGAGAGCAAAGGCCATGCCTGGGATAGAAGTGGATGGAAAGGTGTGCTGTGGGGAGGGGGCCTTGTCCAACCTCCAGGACTTAAACGCCCTTCTCAGACTCTTAGGGGCTGGCATCAAGGATGCTAAATCATGCCTCATGAGGGAACTGAGGGGCTAATGGGCCTCAGTGGGCGATCATGGGGCAGACAAGGTCAGGAACGCTGTGGCCAAGTCCTGGGGGCCAGACGTTGTGCCTCTCTCCAGTTCTCTGAGCCAGAACCTGTCCAAGGCTTCTTGCAGGATTGTGCAGAtgaggggaggtgggggtggggatctGATGGAGCTCCACAGTCCTTACCCCAAACTTGGCCTCATATCCCTCTCTCCTACCCGCAGCGGCAGGAACCCACCATCTGCTCCTGGATTCCCAGCTCCCTAAGCCTCCTCCCGGAAGCCCTCTAGAGCTTGTGCTCCAGACAGACTGCTGTTAAGGCCTCTCACCCTGGGGCACGTGCACGATGCCCACGGTCACTCCGGCCACCGCATCTCCGAGCAGCCAGGCCCGCCAGCGGTAATGGGGCAGCCAGTGCAGCGGAGGCAGCAGAGCCTGTAGCAGGCGCCACGCCCCCGTCCCGGAACAAGCGCGAGCCCGCAGCCTCCACAGCCCGAAGAGCCGGGGAAAGCGGCGCTCTGCAGGTAGCTCCGGTTCCTGCTCTTCGCCCCCGAAGAGCTGATGGAACCGAGCCTCGGTGAGAGCTTCCCTGAGCCTGGTTCCCAAGGGGTACTTAAGGTCAGAGGTGTCCCCCGCGCCTGGGTAGGTCCTGGTGCCCTGAATCCCGCTCATTTTGCCCTTGGCCACCTCCAACTCCGCCCCGTCTTAAATACTCCTCCGCCAGCTAAGCCCGGAGTCCCGCCTCCCACGAAGCAGGGTCCAATCCGGCCCTGAGGACACCCTCTTT contains:
- the SLC26A10P gene encoding solute carrier family 26 member 10 isoform X3, with protein sequence MSGIQGTRTYPGAGDTSDLKYPLGTRLREALTEARFHQLFGGEEQEPELPAERRFPRLFGLWRLRARACSGTGAWRLLQALLPPLHWLPHYRWRAWLLGDAVAGVTVGIVHVPQGMAFALLASVPPVFGLYTSFFPVLIYSLLGTGRHLSTGTFAILSLMTGSAVERLVPEPLVGNLSGTEKEQLDAQRVGVAAAVAFGSGALMTLAAVLTALPRSSPAELTISALSLALLVPVKELNVRFRDRLPTPIPGEVVMVLLASVLCFTSSLDTRYHVQIVGLLPGGFPQPLLPNLAELPRILADSLPIALVTFAVSASLASIYADKYSYTIDSNQELLAHGASNLISSLFSCFPNSATLATTSLLVDAGGKTQLAGLFSCIVVLSVLLWLGPFFYYLPKAVLACINISSMRQMFFQMQELPQLWHISRVDFAVWMVTWVAVVTLNVDLGLAVGVVFSMMTVVCRTQRVQCLALGQAEGTELYRPLRGSHKLLQVPGLCILSYPTPLYFGTRGQFRRNLEWHLGLGEGEKETSKPDGPTVAVAEPVRVVVLDFSGVTFADAAGAREVVQLASRCRDARIHLLLAQCNASVLGTLTRAGLLDRVTPDQLFVSVQDAAAYALGSLVRGSSTRSESQEALGCGK
- the SLC26A10P gene encoding solute carrier family 26 member 10 isoform X5; translated protein: MSGIQGTRTYPGAGDTSDLKYPLGTRLREALTEARFHQLFGGEEQEPELPAERRFPRLFGLWRLRARACSGTGAWRLLQALLPPLHWLPHYRWRAWLLGDAVAGVTVGIVHVPQGMAFALLASVPPVFGLYTSFFPVLIYSLLGTGRHLSTGTFAILSLMTGSAVERLVPEPLVGNLSGTEKEQLDAQRVGVAAAVAFGSGALMLGMFVLQLGVLSTFLSEPVVKALTSGVALHVLVSQLPSLLGLSLPRQIGCFSLFKTLAAVLTALPRSSPAELTISALSLALLVPVKELNVRFRDRLPTPIPGEVVMVLLASVLCFTSSLDTRYHVQIVGLLPGGFPQPLLPNLAELPRILADSLPIALVTFAVSASLASIYADKYSYTIDSNQAVWMVTWVAVVTLNVDLGLAVGVVFSMMTVVCRTQRVQCLALGQAEGTELYRPLRGSHKLLQVPGLCILSYPTPLYFGTRGQFRRNLEWHLGLGEGEKETSKPDGPTVAVAEPVRVVVLDFSGVTFADAAGAREVVQLASRCRDARIHLLLAQCNASVLGTLTRAGLLDRVTPDQLFVSVQDAAAYALGSLVRGSSTRSESQEALGCGK
- the SLC26A10P gene encoding putative solute carrier family 26 member 10P isoform X1; translation: MSGIQGTRTYPGAGDTSDLKYPLGTRLREALTEARFHQLFGGEEQEPELPAERRFPRLFGLWRLRARACSGTGAWRLLQALLPPLHWLPHYRWRAWLLGDAVAGVTVGIVHVPQGMAFALLASVPPVFGLYTSFFPVLIYSLLGTGRHLSTGTFAILSLMTGSAVERLVPEPLVGNLSGTEKEQLDAQRVGVAAAVAFGSGALMLGMFVLQLGVLSTFLSEPVVKALTSGVALHVLVSQLPSLLGLSLPRQIGCFSLFKTLAAVLTALPRSSPAELTISALSLALLVPVKELNVRFRDRLPTPIPGEVVMVLLASVLCFTSSLDTRYHVQIVGLLPGGFPQPLLPNLAELPRILADSLPIALVTFAVSASLASIYADKYSYTIDSNQELLAHGASNLISSLFSCFPNSATLATTSLLVDAGGKTQLAGLFSCIVVLSVLLWLGPFFYYLPKAVLACINISSMRQMFFQMQELPQLWHISRVDFAVWMVTWVAVVTLNVDLGLAVGVVFSMMTVVCRTQRVQCLALGQAEGTELYRPLRGSHKLLQVPGLCILSYPTPLYFGTRGQFRRNLEWHLGLGEGEKETSKPDGPTVAVAEPVRVVVLDFSGVTFADAAGAREVVQLASRCRDARIHLLLAQCNASVLGTLTRAGLLDRVTPDQLFVSVQDAAAYALGSLVRGSSTRSESQEALGCGK
- the SLC26A10P gene encoding solute carrier family 26 member 10 isoform X2, with amino-acid sequence MSGIQGTRTYPGAGDTSDLKYPLGTRLREALTEARFHQLFGGEEQEPELPAERRFPRLFGLWRLRARACSGTGAWRLLQALLPPLHWLPHYRWRAWLLGDAVAGVTVGIVHVPQGMAFALLASVPPVFGLYTSFFPVLIYSLLGTGRHLSTGTFAILSLMTGSAVERLVPEPLVGNLSGTEKEQLDAQRVGVAAAVAFGSGALMLGMFVLQLGVLSTFLSEPVVKALTSGVALHVLVSQLPSLLGLSLPRQIGCFSLFKTLAAVLTALPRSSPAELTISALSLALLVPVKELNVRFRDRLPTPIPGEVVMVLLASVLCFTSSLDTRYHVQIVGLLPGGFPQPLLPNLAELPRILADSLPIALVTFAVSASLASIYADKYSYTIDSNQELLAHGASNLISSLFSCFPNSATLATTSLLVDAGGKTQLAGLFSCIVVLSVLLWLGPFFYYLPKAVLACINISSMRQMFFQMQELPQLWHISRVDFAVWMVTWVAVVTLNVDLGLAVGVVFSMMTVVCRTQRVQCLALGQAEGTELYRPLRGSHKLLQVPGLCILSYPTPLYFGTRGQFRRNLEWHLGLGEGEKETSKPDGPTVAVAEPVRVVVLDFSGVTFADAAGAREVVQLASRCRDARIHLLLAQCNG
- the SLC26A10P gene encoding solute carrier family 26 member 10 isoform X4 — translated: MSGIQGTRTYPGAGDTSDLKYPLGTRLREALTEARFHQLFGGEEQEPELPAERRFPRLFGLWRLRARACSGTGAWRLLQALLPPLHWLPHYRWRAWLLGDAVAGVTVGIVHVPQGMAFALLASVPPVFGLYTSFFPVLIYSLLGTGRHLSTGTFAILSLMTGSAVERLVPEPLVGNLSGTEKEQLDAQRVGVAAAVAFGSGALMLGMFVLQLGVLSTFLSEPVVKALTSGVALHVLVSQLPSLLGLSLPRQIGCFSLFKTLAAVLTALPRSSPAELTISALSLALLVPVKELNVRFRDRLPTPIPGEVVMVLLASVLCFTSSLDTRYHVQIVGLLPGGFPQPLLPNLAELPRILADSLPIALVTFAVSASLASIYADKYSYTIDSNQELLAHGASNLISSLFSCFPNSATLATTSLLVDAGGKTQLAGLFSCIVVLSVLLWLGPFFYYLPKAVLACINISSMRQMFFQMQELPQLWHISRVDFAVWMVTWVAVVTLNVDLGLAVGVVFSMMTVVCRTQRVQCLALGQAEGTELYRPLRGSHKLLQVPGLCILSYPTPLYFGTRGQFRRNLEWHLGLGEGEKETSKPDGPTVAAGQPMSRC